A genomic region of Fodinisporobacter ferrooxydans contains the following coding sequences:
- a CDS encoding ABC transporter substrate-binding protein has product MLAWKPSKKVGVGLFTTGMAVSLILAGCGTSTAGGSKSASASADNGSGNGNGKLTVVKVAMDNAPAEAGLILGMKLGYFQKQGIKVDYEKFASGADMLTSLASGQIDVARTVISAGLFNAAARGVPIRLAADGGQNLPDKPYFALVVSKKLANKVKDYKDLKGLKVGIASKGSINEMFLSKALEKGGLTTKDVKEVIVDSFPDLLTGVKTGAMDAAVQIEPLITSGVDQGVYSWWKNPKDYAPDEEISTIAYGKKLVDNKDLGNRFMVAYLQGVRAYDDAIIYGNKDRDKIIKILTKETFVNDPKTYQKMNPPFLDPNGQIPKDGVVNDQNWYAAQGMVKKKTNVDNLVDPSYADYALKKLGKYQKPQK; this is encoded by the coding sequence CATGGCAGTATCTCTCATTCTTGCAGGTTGTGGAACATCAACTGCCGGGGGATCGAAATCAGCATCAGCATCTGCAGATAACGGCAGCGGAAATGGCAATGGCAAACTCACCGTTGTGAAAGTTGCCATGGATAACGCTCCGGCGGAAGCTGGACTCATTCTTGGAATGAAACTCGGATATTTTCAAAAACAGGGGATCAAAGTCGATTACGAGAAATTCGCTTCTGGAGCGGATATGCTGACTTCATTGGCTTCCGGTCAAATCGATGTGGCCAGAACGGTCATCAGTGCAGGCCTGTTCAACGCTGCCGCCAGAGGTGTACCAATCCGGCTCGCTGCTGATGGTGGGCAGAATCTGCCTGACAAACCGTATTTTGCGCTTGTTGTCAGCAAAAAACTTGCAAACAAAGTAAAAGATTACAAAGATCTGAAAGGTTTGAAAGTAGGAATTGCCTCCAAAGGTTCCATCAATGAAATGTTTCTGAGCAAAGCGCTTGAAAAAGGTGGACTAACCACAAAAGACGTCAAGGAAGTCATCGTCGATTCGTTTCCGGATTTGTTAACGGGTGTGAAAACGGGCGCGATGGATGCGGCAGTGCAAATTGAACCTCTCATTACCAGCGGTGTCGATCAAGGTGTTTATTCCTGGTGGAAAAATCCAAAAGATTATGCGCCTGATGAAGAGATTTCTACCATTGCATATGGTAAAAAACTCGTAGATAACAAAGATCTTGGCAATCGATTCATGGTCGCATATCTTCAAGGCGTACGTGCTTATGACGATGCCATCATTTATGGAAACAAAGATAGAGATAAGATTATCAAAATTCTCACCAAAGAAACGTTTGTCAATGACCCCAAGACGTACCAAAAAATGAATCCTCCTTTTCTTGATCCGAACGGTCAGATTCCGAAAGATGGCGTAGTCAACGATCAAAACTGGTATGCCGCACAAGGCATGGTGAAGAAGAAAACCAATGTTGATAATCTGGTCGATCCATCCTATGCCGATTATGCCTTGAAAAAACTTGGAAAATACCAAAAACCTCAGAAATAA